The following nucleotide sequence is from Pseudarthrobacter psychrotolerans.
GGCTGTGGCTCATGACCTGGCGGAAGCCGCCACTCATGTAATCCTGCTGCGTGTAGCCGTCACGGGGCTGTTTGTTCTGCTGTCCGGGTACTGTTCGCTGCCGGGGAACTGCTCGGGGTAGCGTCCGGAAAAGCTCTGCTCCTGGTTCCGTTTGTTGACGGACTTCCGGTACATCCGCATCGCCATCGGTATCACGAACGACAGAATGATGATCCAGAAAAACATGCTGTTCACGGTGTAGCGCCTCTCATATGTGTCCTTCCAGCTTAGCCCCGGAGCCCACACGCGCGGCCGGATCCCAGGTAGGCCCCATACCGGTCCACGGCATCCTGCGCGGCGTCGTCCAGCGCCGGGCCCGCAGCAGCGAACAAGCGGATGTCCAGCTCACAGCGGCCGGCGGACATGTGTGCCGCCAAGAGCCGGCCATCCGCCCGTCCAGCAGCACCACATGCATGGGCGCCCCGGCAACCGGGAACGCCGGCGCGCTGCCACCCAGATAGTGCCGGGTGGCTGAATATCCATCACGTATTCGTCGTAGCACTGGATCAGGTCGAGCCGCGGTCCGGACGCCGGTCCGGCCCCGCCGCTGCCGTCCGCACCGGCGTCGAAATAATGCACGACGCCGTCAATCACCGAGGTTGCCAGGGTTTCGGGAGCTGCCGCCAGACACTGTTGGAGGCCGAGCCGGACGTCGGCCATGGTGAGCCCGGACCAATCGGCGCAGTCCTTGACCGTGGCCGGGCCGCGGCTGGTGAAGTAGCGCCGGACCAGCTCACTGAGGGCTTCGGCCCGGGTCGGCGGCAGTGCGGGGCCGGGAGGCACCCGCCGTCAAAGAGGGCGTAGGTGTGCTTCAGGGCACTGCCAGGACTGCGCACCGGCGACCCGCTGGCAGGATCCGCTGATCTCGGCGTGCATGATCACGTAGGCCAGCCCGAAGCCGGTGGCCGCGAACCCTTCGTCCCGAAGCCGCGCAGCCAGCTGTTCCCGGGTCAGGTGGTGCCCGCCCCGGACGGCTTCGGCCAGGACCTGCCGCTCCGGCCGCGGCGGCCGCATCAATCCCGGTCCGCCGGTACATGCCCGCGTTGCCCTGGTGAAGCCGCGGCGCGGACAAGGCCGTCAGCCAGCGAAGATCCGCCCGGTGCACAAAATGCCAGTGGGCCTCAGGATATGCGTGCGGAGGATGTGCCCGTCGGACACCGACTGCTCAACCTCCGTGGCTGTGGCCACCTCAGCAGCGGCAGCAACACGATGAGACGCCGCCCCGGAGGCAGCTCCGGAAAAGCCGGTCCGTTGCGCCAGGCTCCAGCGGGCGTAGGGGAACTCCTGGGCCTGGACAGCCAGCAGGTGCCGGACAGCGTCCTCGGCAGACGCCAAGCCGGCCGCGCAGTCGTTGGGCGTGAAGCCGCCGCCGCACCACCTCAGCCGGATTCATGGCCGCCTGCGTCACCGTGCGCCCGCGTCACGCCGCA
It contains:
- a CDS encoding crosslink repair DNA glycosylase YcaQ family protein, whose amino-acid sequence is MPPGPALPPTRAEALSELVRRYFTSRGPATVKDCADWSGLTMADVRLGLQQCLAAAPETLATSVIDGVVHYFDAGADGSGGAGPASGPRLDLIQCYDEYVMDIQPPGTIWVAARRRSRLPGRPCMWCCWTGGWPALGGTHVRRPL